The proteins below are encoded in one region of Sminthopsis crassicaudata isolate SCR6 chromosome 1, ASM4859323v1, whole genome shotgun sequence:
- the ATRIP gene encoding ATR-interacting protein isoform X1, whose translation MAGNSGTRFLGSKKRSTAQLQDLRPPQGRERRDEAPGVSPPTKRSKSLDSTEPPDAEDAFGDHEEFTADDLEEIDIIASQALTQALDCKALNASAAPRSAGPSAGRSSEPSRNGGAPKHAPEIPHYSEQDGMSRSKNPSEKNREKIVAKDISEFEKLKAQHEKLKEKMQAMQEEILIKNGEIKILRDSLHHTESNLEEKKRSHFLLEQEKIQALNDKEKEFSKKLQSLQSELQFKDAEMNELRTKLQNSGKASKATTTLSMSHVSPRKSPSRVTKQEACSPQMGKSSFPTKESFNANTSPPHPCQPSTHPYVLALSHREDSKIHSLGNESVKQEETQRNLTSSCIHQPNTQGSVLINLLLKQPLIPGVSLGLCHLLSSHPEAPAAFFQPPRSDSASSGMSSIQTTCSREGSFSASSLREAQSLAITGLNLIARDEGSSDKDLSEGNKRSSHVTQLCQLPGAVHLLPLVRYYIDLYHQTLQAVATMKRNSSGDSSTCSSRVSSSRESNTEDSLSALEGFTVVALSILQHLVCYSGAVVQTLLSGGGRRDATDGEDPGLGGSKNSVYKMSHEKTSKKPVVEEQLAVDPEETANSQDQHPLLKILLHLLSFSSAPAGHLQVRVLNQCLKVLVKLAENCAFDLLPRFQCVLSSHGLLQCLSSTAHLSAVLLTVHLLSLLVDHEKLAPQLCSQSETCLLLLLYMYITSRPDKAVVETQWFQLEQETVWFLAKIMQSPDSPISITGSDCQCSLEVVKALIVMLHRQWLTIRRLEGHVQMGQRKQMVRCLRDTLLLLHSLSQRDTLFHVHCMDVLHQYDQVIPGIQALLQGLPDKTNCEGERMTLWTGQISLARRPPGQPPPALPF comes from the exons ATGGCAGGGAACTCCGGGACCCGCTTCTTGGGGAGCAAGAAAAGGAGCACCGCGCAGCTGCAGGACCTGCGGCCGCCCCAGGGCCGAGAGCGGCGCGACGAGGCCCCGGGGGTGTCCCCGCCTACCAAGCGGTCCAAGAGCCTGGACAGCACCGAGCCCCCGGACGCGGAGGACGCCTTTGGCGACCACGAAGAGTTCACGGCCGATGACTTGGAGGAAATTGACATCATCGCGTCCCAAGCTCTGACGCAGGCTCTAGACTGTAAGGCCTTGAACGCCAGTGCGGCCCCCAGGAGCGCGGGCCCGAGCGCGGGCCGATCCTCGGAGCCCTCCAGAAACGGCGGCGCCCCCAAACACGCCCCCG AAATTCCTCATTATTCTGAACAAGATGGGATGTCCAGGAGTAAAAATCcttcagagaaaaacagagaaaagattgTAGCTAAAGATATTTCTGAATTTGAGAAACTTAAAGCACAACATGAAAAACTCAAGGAAAAG ATGCAAGCAATGCAAGAGGAAATCCTtattaaaaatggagaaattaaaatcTTACGAGACTCATTGCATCACACAGAGTCCAATCTAGAAGAAAAGAAACGGTCACATTTTCTTCTTGAACAGGAAAAAATTCAGGCCcttaatgacaaagaaaaagaattctccAAAAAG CTCCAGTCACTGCAGTCAGAACTTCAGTTTAAAGATGCTGAGATGAATGAATTGAGGACCAAGCTGCAAAACAGTGGAAAAGCCAGTAAAGCTACCACCACCCTATCCATGTCCCATGTCAG TCCTAGGAAAAGTCCTTCCAGAGTTACAAAGCAAGAAGCTTGCTCTCCACAAATGGGAAAATCATCTTTTCCTACAAAGGAGTCGTTCAATGCCAACACATCCCCTCCCCATCCCTGTCAACCATCCACACATCCCTATGTCTTGGCTCTGTCCCACAGAGAGG aTAGTAAAATCCACAGTTTGGGAAATGAATCTGTAAAACAGGAGGAGACACAAAGAAATCTTACTTCCAGTTGTATTCATCAACCAAACACTCAAG GTTCTGTTTTGATAAACTTGCTTCTGAAGCAGCCTTTGATTCCAGGGGTGTCTCTAGGTCTATGTCATCTTCTGAGCAGTCATCCTGAAGCCCCTGCTGCTTTCTTCCAGCCTCCCAGATCGGACAG TGCTTCATCAGGAATGTCAAGCATCCAGACCACATGTTCTAGAGAAGGCTCATTCTCTGCCTCATCCCTGAGAGAAGCACAGAGCCTGGCTATCACGGGACTAAACCTAATTGCCAGGGATGAAGGTTcatctgataaagacctcagtGAGGGGAACAAGAGGTCCTCCCATGTCACTCAGCTCTGCCAGCTCCCAGGAGCTGTGCACCTTCTCCCCCTTGTTAGGTATTACATTGACCTCTACCATCAGACTCTGCAGGCTGTGGCCACAATGAAAAGGAACAGTTCTGGGGACTCATCAACTTGCTCCTCCCGAGTGAGCAGCAGCAGAGAATCCAATACAGAGGATTCCTTGTCAGCTCTCGAAGGGTTCACTGTGGTGGCCCTCAGCATTCTTCAGCACCTGGTGTGTTACAGTGGAGCTGTTGTTCAAACATTACTatcaggaggagggagaagagatgcCACTGATGGAGAGGATCCTGGCTTAGGAGGGAGCAAGAACTCTGTGTACAAAATGAGTCATGAGAAGACATCAAAAAAGCCTGTAGTGGAAGAACAACTGGCAGTGGATCCAGAGGAGACTGCGAATAGCCAGGACCAACATCCATTGTTGAAAATACTCCTTCATTTGTTGTCTTTCTCCTCTGCTCCAGCAGGTCACCTACAAGTTAGAGTCCTGAACCAGTGCCTTAAAGTTTTGGTGAAATTAGCTGAAAACTGTGCATTTGATTTATTGCCCAG GTTCCAATGTGTGCTGAGCAGCCATGGCTTGCTCCAGTGCCTTTCCTCAACAGCCCATCTGTCAGCTGTCCTCCTGACTGTTCATCTTCTGTCTCTTCTTGTTGACCATGAGAAGTTAGCTCCTCAGCTCTGCTCCCAATCAG aAACCTGTCTTCTCCTCTTGCTATACATGTACATCACTTCAAGGCCAGATAAAGCAGTTGTGGAGACACAGTGGTTTCAGCTGGAACAAGAG ACTGTGTGGTTCCTGGCCAAGATCATGCAGAGTCCTGACTCTCCTATCTCCATTACAGGATCTGACTGCCAGTGCAGCCTGGAG GTCGTCAAAGCACTCATAGTGATGTTACACAGACAGTGGCTGACCATTCGGAGGTTGGAAGGTCATGTACAGATGGGCCAGAGGAAGCAGATGGTCCGGTGCCTCCGGGACACTTTGTTGTTATTGCACAGTCTGTCCCAGAGAGACACCCTATTCCATGTGCACTGCATGGATGTTCTCCACCAGTATGACCAGGTGATTCCTGGTATCCAAGCCCTTCTGCAAGGCCTCCCTGACAAGACAAACTGTGAAGGTGAGAGAATGACTCTGTGGACAGGCCAAATATCACTAGCTAGGAGACCTCCAGGACAACCACCTCCTGCTTTGCCTTTCTGA